A single window of Triplophysa rosa linkage group LG2, Trosa_1v2, whole genome shotgun sequence DNA harbors:
- the LOC130564023 gene encoding protein shortage in chiasmata 1 ortholog, translating into MLAVEVHMESVRRHETSFSLGKLQDLLNLTPESMEDKNPCADLHMEVTSADKHKTELEVLQTEESSSWDSIWEPKSPGALRLHTEMELDLPLSPCNDTPPDLLLPDGPLSPEQLSPVYKQHFMSDSDFENREKSVWMAEKHRECVVGFFLAEPQMSKPSVHTQTLSDLLMLLKVKSEHVENMDQPHLTDTRAMLPKNFADLSVYTENVQTADIETHQIDKFSPLSIVQIDEMLFAAGFADRPAVVPPAQSNHPETHEDEEKTVKLLRMEQTREINCKTAQTAQRVSNSTSFKHKAPERCPERNNSRTICPSGEQPGFSKEVSESPPSKHRDVKVMSTVHERPERCDQNRERMTCRSSQLLNSSNGRQVNSLQVKSHESLDPLSFFMMLRTSRKSPVQTPRQSSPASAEVNVRQILTENALPVQRVNTVNLVSSAETNVTSTEKTLTREERPINKTIYVQTTAIQRSAYRELNVLAVPRLSRAVESGVTALNNRDFATLSPELMRFLLKQQERKHHTQQGADGVLDDITLLHVLVTLKELLLKCDLHTAADYLSQVRSSCHLKCLEELRKKFEVLHYLSLKRSEPDPKLLELQDQMSTWMSSNMNRNNRVLVLTVKPVNTEVLAALRQASGNSVCAVGPEEEKSKVVCRDVMNSLSGSRCVVLCRQHIGADFPWRSFTLVFELHCVDHSPFSGLCSERNIKYISFSTAVPEFSDISRHLDRYDMTLLERKHPPSAQKLGGDRYDVITVDENTAVLIQELSELEMEKASNRVVMRLSSLSLQFTRCWLILHCSETHRALISRSIYINLVLIYSSFVLFGQQPEKFDVKVLLACEEEELARYIYRISVHALMSSDRDALSWLDRDWISVQTTEEERCLLQFPCINPLVAQLMLSRAPSLQWLLEASLVDLQEMFPQVPHKVIKLFSDIKAEHKVKTAASESEDEASSQTNISAHLPHPPQPQTDICQSQQSTEYFTVSLSGRQEGKTSVGQFRELIGQPLCFTQENHISDPAWTLSNTLFSQDSATVNVWQPQDEGHVHFISDLTPEEAAVLSGPQMPSFRNTVCEFSCRRQDQTRWTSPENTADHRTEERKRQRTEDANSVPPLCKRGKLLCERVPGRNDGQTRLRFF; encoded by the exons ATGTTAGCCGTAGAAGTCCATATGGAATCTGTCCGGAGGCATGAGACCAGTTTCTCATTGGGAAAGCTGCAAGATCTTCTAAATCTAACTCCAGAATCAATGGAAGACAAAAACCCCTGTGCAGACCTTCACATGGAAG TCACATCTGCTGATAAACACAAGACTGAGTTAGAGGTTCTGCAAACTGAAGAAAGCAGCTCTTGGGACTCCATCTGGGAGCCAAAGTCGCCAG GTGCTTTGAGGTTACACACTGAAATGGAGTTAGATCTGCCTCTCTCACCGTGTAATGACACGCCACCAGACCTGCTTCTGCCCGACGGGCCGCTGTCACCTGAGCAGCTGTCACCTGTTTATAAACA ACATTTCATGTCAGACAGTGATTTTGAAAATAGGGAGAAATCTGTTTGGATGGCAGAGAAACATCGCGAGTGCGTGGTTGGATTTTTTCTAGCTG AACCCCAGATGTCCAAGCCTTCGGTTCACACTCAGACACTCTCGGACCTTCTCATGCTCCTGAAGGTGAAGAGTGAACATGTCGAGAATATGGACCAGCCTCACCTCACTGACACCAGAGCGATGCTTCCCAAGAACTTCGcagatctgtctgtctatactgAGAACGTCCAGACCGCCGATATTGAGACACACCAGATTGACAAATTCTCCCCACTGTCCATTGTGCAAATAGATG AGATGCTGTTTGCTGCAGGTTTTGCTG ACCGTCCCGCTGTAGTCCCCCCGGCCCAGAGTAACCATCCAGAGACACACGAGGACGAAGAGAAGACCGTCAAGTTATTAAGAATGGAGCAAACTAGAGAAATCAACTGTAAAACAGCACAAACAGCGCAGCGCGTGTCAAACTCGACATCCTTTAAACATAAAGCACCGGAAAGATGCCCTGAGAGAAATAACTCCAGAACGATTTGTCCGTCTGGAGAGCAGCCCGGCTTTTCTAAAGAGGTGTCTGAATCACCTCCGTCGAAGCACAGAGATGTGAAAGTGATGTCAACTGTGCATGAACGTCCCGAACGGTGCGATCAAAACAGAGAAAGAATGACCTGTAGATCATCACAGTTATTAAACAGTTCCAACGGCAGACAGGTTAATAGTTTACAGGTTAAATCTCACGAGAGCCTGGACCCTTTATCCTTCTTCATGATGTTAAGAACTTCACGGAAAAGTCCAGTCCAAACACCTCGACAGAGCAGTCCAGCATCTGCAG AGGTGAACGTGAGACAGATTTTGACAGAAAACGCATTGCCCGTCCAGAGAGTGAACACAGTAAATCTGGTCTCGAGCGCAGAAACAAATGTGACATCGACTGAGAAAACCTTGACCCGTGAAGAGAGACCCATCAACAAAACCATATACGTTCAGACCACAG CGATCCAGAGAAGCGCATACAGAGAGCTGAATGTGTTGGCGGTGCCTCGTCTGAGCAGAGCGGTCGAGTCGGGCGTCACCGCTTTGAACAACAGAGACTTTGCTACTCTGTCACCCGAACTCATGCGCTTCCTCCTGAAGCAACAAGAGAGAAAACATCACACACAGCAGG GTGCAGACGGTGTGTTGGATGACATCACTCTGCTGCATGTTCTGGTCACTCTGAAGGAACTTCTGCTCAAATGTGACCTTCACACGGCCGCTG ATTACCTGAGTCAGGTGAGGAGCTCCTGTCATCTCAAGTGTCTGGAGGAGCTGAGGAAGAAGTTTGAGGTGTTGCATTATCTCAGTCTGAAGAGATCAGAGCCCGACCCGAAACTACTGGAGCTTCAGGATCAAATGAGCACATGGATGAGCTCCAACATGAACCGCAACAACAGA GTTCTAGTTTTGACCGTGAAGCCTGTAAACACAGAAGTGCTCGCAGCTCTCAGACAGGCATCGG gAAACTCTGTGTGCGCAGTAGGCCCCGAGGAAGAGAAGAGCAAAGTCGTCTGCAGAGACGTGATGAACAG TCTGTCCGGCAGCAGGTGTGTGGTGTTGTGCCGTCAACACATCGGGGCTGATTTCCCATGGCGCAGTTTCACTCTGGTGTTTGAGCTTCACTGTGTGGATCACTCGCCCTTCAGCGGTTTGTGTTCGGAGAGAAACATCAAGTACATCTCCTTCTCCACGGCTGTGCCTGAATTCA GTGACATTAGTCGACATCTGGACAGGTATGATATGACTCTGCTGGAGAGAAAACACCCTCCGTCTGCACAGAAGCTGGGCGGAGACCGTTATGATGTCATCACTGTGGATGAAAACACTGCCGTGTTGATACAG gagcTGAGCGAGCTGGAGATGGAGAAAGCGTCTAATCGTGTGGTCATGAgactgtcctctctctctctgcagttcACACGCTGCTGGCTCATCCTTCACTGCTCGGAGACTCACAGAGCGCT GATTTCCAGAAGCATCTATATAAATCTGGTTCTGATCTACTCTTCATTCGTGCTGTTCGGACAACAGCCTGAGAAATTTGATGTTAAG GTGTTACTGGCGTGTGAGGAAGAAGAACTAGCCAGATACATCTATCGGATCTCTGTACACGCGCTCATGAGCTCAGACAGAGATGCTTTGAGCTGGCTGGATAGAGACTGGATCAGTGTACAGACCACAGAG GAGGAGCGTTGTCTGCTTCAGTTTCCCTGTATCAATCCTCTGGTAGCTCAGCTGATGTTAAGCAGAGCTCCGTCTCTTCAGTGGCTCCTGGAAGCTTCTCTTGTTGATCTGCAGGAGATGTTTCCACAGGTCCCTCATAAAGTCATTAAG CTCTTCAGTGACATTAAAGCAGAACACAAAGTCAAAACAGCTGCTTCAGAGAGTGAGGATGAAGCTTCCTCACAGACAAACATCTCAGCTCATCTTCCTCATCCTCCTCAACCTCAGACAGACATCTGTCAATCACAGCAGTCTACAGAGTACTTCACAGTTTCTCTCTCTGGACGGCAGGAGGGGAAGACGTCTGTCGGCCAGTTTAGAGAGCTGATTGGTCAGCCTCTGTGTTTTACACAGGAAAATCACATCTCGG ATCCAGCTTGGACCTTATCAAACACACTGTTCAGCCAAGATTCAGCAACGG